Proteins from a genomic interval of Papaver somniferum cultivar HN1 chromosome 4, ASM357369v1, whole genome shotgun sequence:
- the LOC113273539 gene encoding uncharacterized protein DDB_G0283697-like produces the protein MRIRKLIAQKKISEPNSNVLTPSPPLTPTKTIIPSSAAAADVSTSSEEEERVNNFQEKEVVVCELNMSLWDVIPVKELRYYLPKKVYKAKKKGKYDDKRIRDESVNADGDRISILGDDIEPEDDDEEKTELVEKQYATAYKRKLWLKSLTKKNNEKRKRDCNDDIDNNEKEKKKKKKKVVYCCKTVGEGWHCRSKAQIGSRLCKHHLIQMQRNSDHQRDNNNQEKKIQKLEKKTARRGRPPKESSTNTIRGKRIKGKLSGKKSSEFYYYSGFGPLWGKNKRGRPLKEVKKQQVSEEEDAEEGDAKVDECVKLEEKQEIVNEAVIDHHRTSPKMNIVKEENVDGNDDNGCMFVDDDFDDSEDSDEDCNGVDVKKRYRKPIKARSLASLFSNT, from the exons ATGAGGATCCGTAAACTCATCGCTCAGAAAAAAATCTCTGAACCTAATTCAAATGTTCTTACACCTTCTCCTCCTTTAACTCCAACGAAAACGATAATCccatcttctgctgctgctgctgatgtctCAACCAGTTCTGAGGAGGAGGAGCGCGTGAATAATTTTCAGGAAAAAGAAGTTGTTGTCTGTGAACTGAATATGTCTTTATGGGATGTGATTCCAGTTAAAGAGCTTCGCTATTACCTCCCAAAGAAGGTTTATAAG gctaagaagaaaggaaaatacGACGATAAGAGAATTAGAGATGAATCAGTTAATGCAGACGGTGATCGAATAAG TATTTTGGGAGATGATATTGAACCCGAAGATGATGACGAAGAAAAAACTGAATTGGTAGAGAAACAATATGCGACGGCGTATAAAAGGAAATTATGGTTGAAATCATTGACGAAGAAGAATAACGAGAAGAGGAAAAGAGATTGCAATGACGATATTGACAATAatgaaaaggagaagaagaagaagaagaagaaagtagtgTATTGTTGCAAAACTGTTGGGGAAGGATGGCATTGTCGATCGAAAGCACAAATAGGAAGTCGATTATGTaaacatcatttgattcaaatgcaaCGTAATTCAGATCATCAGAGAGATAATAATAATCAGGAAAAGAAGATTCAAAAATTGGAAAAGAAAACAGCAAGAAGAGGTAGACCACCAAAAGAATCGAGCACTAATACTATTCGTGGAAAAAGGATTAAGGGGAAATTATCGGGGAAAAAATCATCggaattttattattattcaggGTTTGGTCCGCTATGGGGAAAGAATAAACGAGGTAGACCACTCAAAGAAGTTAAGAAACAACAAGTTTCAGAAGAGGAAGATGCAGAAGAGGGAGACGCAAAAGTGGATGAATGTGTAAAATTAGAAGAAAAGCAAGAAATTGTCAATGAAGCCGTAATTGATCATCATCGAACAAGTCCTAAAATGAATATCGTCAAAGAGGAAAATGTTGATGGAAATGATGATAATGGTTGTATGTTTGTGGATGACGACTTTGATGACTCTGAGGACTCCGATGAAGATTGTAATGGTGTTGATGTCAAGAAAAGATATCGAAAACCCATCAAAGCTCGATCACTTGCATCGTTGTTTTCGAATACTTAG